Proteins encoded in a region of the Pseudochaenichthys georgianus chromosome 20, fPseGeo1.2, whole genome shotgun sequence genome:
- the psme2 gene encoding proteasome activator complex subunit 2 → MPKACLKISRANAEKVENFRQSLYQEAELLFSNYIPMKIAQLDALQRDDALSITDMSSLKAPLDIPIPDPPSPEEEEMETDKNEDEKKKKKAPKCGLINGNEKIMTLLERVKPEIFALRETILTVTCWIQHLIPQIEDGNDFGVAVQEKILERIAVVKTKVDGFQTNINKYFSERGDAVGKASKDTHVMDYRRLVSEKDEDMYSEIKVIVLDIRGFYAELYDIINKNLEKVTNPKGEEKPSMY, encoded by the exons ATGCCGAAAGCGTGTTTGAAAATCAGCAGAGCGAATGCAGAGAAG GTGGAGAACTTCCGCCAGTCCCTGTATCAGGAG GCAGAGCTTTTGTTCTCCAACTACATCCCCATGAAGATTGCACAGCTGGATGCCTTGCAGAGG gATGACGCTCTCAGTATCACAGACATGTCCTCTCTGAAGGCACCCCTGGACATCCCCATCCCAGACCCACCTTCCCCagaggaggag GAAATGGAGACGGATAAGAATGAagatgagaagaaaaaaaagaaag CTCCAAAATGTGGTTTGATCAATGGGAATGAGAAGATTATGACGCTTCTGGAGAGGGTGAAACCAGAGATCTTTGCTCTTAGAGAGACCATCCTCACT GTCACCTGCTGGATTCAGCACCTCATCCCACAAATCGAGGATGGAAATGACTTTGGGGTTGCAGTGCAG GAGAAAATCTTGGAGAGAATCGCTGTAGTGAAGACCAAAGTCGACGGTTTTCAGACCAACATCAACAA GTACTtttcagagagaggagatgctGTAGGAAAGGCTTCCAAGGACACTCATGTG ATGGACTACCGCAGGCTGGTCAGCGAGAAGGACGAGGACATGTACTCTGAGATCAAAGTGATTGTTCTCGACATTCGCGGCTTCTAC GCCGAGCTTTACGACATCATCAACAAGAATCTGGAGAAGGTGACCAATCCAAAGGGAGAGGAGAAACCTTCCATGTACTGA
- the lsm5 gene encoding U6 snRNA-associated Sm-like protein LSm5, with protein sequence MNMAATPATNPSQLLPLELVDKCIGSRIHIVMKTDKEIVGTLLGFDDFVNMVLEDVTEFEITPEGRRITKLDQILLNGNNITMLIPGGEGPEV encoded by the exons ATGAACATGGCGGCTACTCCAGCAACAAATCCGTCCCAGTTGCTCCCACTTG AGCTTGTGGACAAATGTATTGGTTCCCGAATTCACATAGTCATGAAAACCGACAAAGAAATCGTCGGCACCCTGCTTGGTTTCGATGACTTTGTCA ACATGGTCCTGGAAGACGTGACAGAATT TGAAATCACACCGGAGGGAAGAAGGATAACCAAACTGGACCAGATCCTCCTCAATGGCAACAACATCACAATG CTCATACCTGGAGGAGAAGGTCCTGAAGTATGA